From Paenibacillus physcomitrellae, the proteins below share one genomic window:
- a CDS encoding sensor histidine kinase: MIKRLFMNRSIRTKITWSTVLISLVPLLILSFLFYQSSTRSLERTMVRSSDQNAGYLSDYLDQYFRSFSMSALQVYGFKRVIDLMENGTNYNDANIIDVRESLASYYRLVVSQNADIIKIMVLGKDNTLRDSWTRADSYDAIKLDGQVPHYEEILDLPFQHSLMFTYKDPALRQDLFVYALTIYDPFYKKKFGTLVFYIQGKDFAKAMEKYNRPPNAIVLQNDQSEVFYRTNDDYKEWIAPFVPPSVLDDSNEHKLHFTDGQNLLVSSSLLDHSNIGLSIVYPSTELAKNRQTTLRITVIVLLLVILVISFFSLLSQQFITKPIRYLGKAMRAVRSGNFHVTLKPNGWKDDLSELTANFNFMTGTIRELIEQEYELQLRNKEAQFLALQMQINPHFLYNTLQTIGGKAVLTGDYEIHEMCRALGDMFRYSFYEGNMESTIGQEMAHLNNYLYIQQFRFEDLLQTEFQVEPELMDSAIIRFVLQPILENVIVHALGKDDDHPVTIGVKAARDEDDIRITIRDNGPGMEAEKLAELQLALQSPSAGIFSGRSVGLKNVHERLTLYYGPPYGLKVDSRPGEGTTVTVLIPNKQRGESHV; the protein is encoded by the coding sequence ATGATCAAACGGTTGTTCATGAACCGGAGTATCCGGACCAAAATCACATGGAGCACGGTGCTGATCTCGTTGGTTCCCCTGCTTATTTTGTCTTTTTTGTTCTATCAGTCCAGCACCCGCTCCCTGGAACGGACGATGGTCCGCAGCTCCGATCAGAACGCCGGTTATTTATCGGATTATCTGGATCAGTATTTCCGCAGCTTTTCCATGTCGGCCCTGCAGGTCTATGGTTTTAAGCGGGTGATCGATCTGATGGAGAACGGCACCAATTACAACGACGCCAATATCATCGACGTCAGGGAATCGCTGGCCAGCTACTATCGGCTGGTGGTCAGCCAGAACGCGGACATCATCAAGATCATGGTGCTCGGCAAGGACAATACGCTGCGGGACAGCTGGACGCGGGCCGACAGCTACGACGCGATCAAGCTGGACGGGCAGGTTCCGCATTATGAGGAGATTCTGGATCTGCCGTTTCAGCATTCCCTGATGTTTACTTACAAGGATCCCGCTTTGCGGCAGGATCTTTTTGTGTACGCGCTGACGATATACGATCCTTTTTACAAGAAAAAATTCGGCACGCTTGTGTTTTATATACAAGGCAAGGATTTCGCCAAGGCTATGGAAAAATACAACCGCCCGCCCAACGCAATCGTTCTGCAAAATGATCAAAGCGAGGTATTTTACCGGACGAATGATGATTACAAAGAATGGATCGCGCCCTTCGTCCCTCCTTCCGTGCTGGACGACAGCAATGAACATAAGCTGCATTTTACGGACGGTCAAAACCTGCTGGTCAGCAGCTCCCTGCTGGATCATTCCAACATCGGGCTCAGCATCGTTTATCCGAGTACGGAATTGGCCAAGAACCGGCAAACCACGCTGCGCATCACGGTGATCGTACTGCTGCTGGTCATTTTGGTCATATCCTTCTTCTCCCTGCTGTCCCAGCAGTTCATTACCAAACCGATCCGCTATCTCGGCAAAGCGATGCGCGCTGTCCGCAGCGGCAATTTCCATGTCACGCTCAAGCCAAACGGCTGGAAGGACGACCTCTCCGAGCTGACCGCAAATTTCAATTTCATGACCGGGACGATCCGGGAGCTGATCGAGCAGGAGTACGAGCTGCAGCTTCGGAACAAAGAGGCGCAGTTTCTGGCCCTGCAAATGCAGATCAACCCGCATTTTCTGTACAATACGCTGCAGACGATAGGCGGCAAGGCCGTGCTGACCGGCGATTATGAAATCCATGAAATGTGCCGGGCTCTGGGGGATATGTTCCGCTACAGCTTTTATGAGGGGAATATGGAGTCCACGATCGGCCAGGAAATGGCGCATTTGAACAACTATTTGTACATCCAGCAGTTTCGGTTCGAGGATTTGCTGCAGACGGAATTTCAGGTTGAGCCGGAGCTGATGGACAGTGCGATCATCCGGTTTGTACTGCAGCCGATTCTGGAAAATGTGATCGTGCACGCCCTGGGCAAAGACGACGATCATCCGGTCACCATCGGCGTGAAGGCGGCCAGGGACGAAGACGATATCCGGATCACGATCCGGGACAATGGCCCGGGCATGGAAGCAGAGAAGCTGGCCGAACTGCAGCTTGCTTTGCAAAGCCCGTCAGCGGGCATTTTTTCGGGCCGGTCGGTCGGCTTAAAAAATGTGCATGAGCGACTGACCTTATATTACGGTCCACCCTACGGCTTGAAGGTGGACAGCCGTCCCGGAGAGGGAACGACGGTGACCGTCCTTATTCCAAACAAACAGCGGGGGGAAAGCCATGTATAA
- a CDS encoding S-layer homology domain-containing protein, giving the protein MELEESEDNIFVDTANHWSRGWITTAYKQGLIYGYSDSVFGPDDLLTRTDGRYD; this is encoded by the coding sequence ATGGAACTCGAGGAATCCGAAGATAATATTTTTGTTGATACAGCCAATCACTGGTCCAGAGGTTGGATTACAACAGCGTACAAGCAAGGGCTCATTTACGGATATAGCGATTCCGTATTTGGACCGGATGATCTTCTTACAAGAACAGATGGCCGTTATGATTGA
- a CDS encoding DoxX family protein: MNMVSIILQTLLILMFLMASFGKLRGAKTPIEEFEKLRLPQWFRVITGIIEFVAAAALMIGYWDASWVAAGALLIVFTAVGGVLAQVRIKDSFKNMIMIMVIGVAAIFIFLNNVSELLNFPGFN; encoded by the coding sequence ATGAATATGGTTTCGATTATATTACAAACGCTGTTGATTCTTATGTTTCTAATGGCGAGTTTCGGGAAACTGAGGGGCGCTAAAACGCCCATTGAGGAATTCGAGAAATTGAGGTTGCCGCAATGGTTTCGTGTGATCACTGGTATCATTGAATTCGTTGCCGCAGCCGCTCTAATGATCGGTTATTGGGATGCAAGCTGGGTCGCAGCGGGTGCGCTTCTTATTGTATTTACGGCTGTCGGTGGAGTTTTGGCACAAGTGCGTATTAAAGATTCGTTTAAAAATATGATAATGATTATGGTAATCGGCGTGGCGGCCATTTTCATATTTTTGAACAATGTATCAGAACTCTTAAATTTTCCTGGGTTTAACTAG
- a CDS encoding SDR family NAD(P)-dependent oxidoreductase translates to MKALVTGANKGIGFEIARSLGKRGYDILVGARDEARGRAAVEKLVAEDLQAAFIKIDLNDLDSLREAAKRVDSLDILVNNAGIPDSAKPGRAPLDIAKPTMDYTTEDLRTTMETNFLGTHELIKNLLPSLTDSAKIVNITVPISPTDFWHPLAYITSKAALNVMTLTFAYEFEKMGSHRQIFGIMPGAVATDLNGMEAGGHGGFVKSPEAAGELSTDIIVSGKNQNGQIIQYDGKIVTDYEIQLRG, encoded by the coding sequence ATGAAAGCACTTGTCACGGGCGCAAATAAAGGAATTGGTTTCGAAATCGCTCGAAGTCTTGGGAAACGTGGTTATGATATTCTTGTTGGGGCGCGTGATGAAGCCCGTGGACGGGCAGCAGTCGAAAAACTTGTCGCAGAAGACCTACAAGCGGCGTTCATCAAGATTGATTTGAATGATTTAGACAGCTTGCGCGAAGCGGCTAAAAGGGTTGACTCGCTCGATATTTTGGTCAATAATGCTGGAATTCCTGATAGTGCCAAGCCTGGGCGTGCGCCGCTCGACATCGCCAAACCTACCATGGACTATACAACTGAGGATCTGCGCACGACGATGGAAACGAATTTTCTAGGCACCCATGAACTCATAAAAAATCTGCTGCCATCTCTGACAGACAGCGCAAAAATTGTCAACATCACCGTCCCCATTTCGCCGACCGACTTTTGGCACCCGCTTGCTTACATTACGAGCAAAGCAGCACTTAATGTGATGACACTGACCTTCGCTTACGAGTTCGAAAAAATGGGCAGCCACCGCCAGATTTTCGGCATCATGCCTGGCGCTGTCGCAACCGACTTGAACGGCATGGAGGCTGGTGGACACGGCGGATTCGTCAAGTCTCCCGAAGCTGCTGGAGAGCTGAGTACCGACATTATTGTGTCTGGTAAGAATCAAAATGGGCAAATCATTCAGTACGATGGTAAGATCGTTACCGATTATGAGATTCAGCTGAGAGGCTAG
- a CDS encoding TetR/AcrR family transcriptional regulator: MAATDHAQLIKKDTKEWITIALLELLQSKKLSKLTVSEVVKKAGVSRMAFYRNFESLEQVLEVYYEPKFADIFNKIAFKISHEQKIKDLTEFFLALSKDFQMAIAADYIGLLYQIFKHHITQFYDELVPFPDWTGARRNYWIHFMSAGVFEIWVTWIKNGQKESIAEISALIRLFHK; the protein is encoded by the coding sequence ATGGCAGCGACAGATCACGCCCAATTGATAAAAAAAGATACCAAAGAGTGGATCACCATTGCCTTGCTGGAGCTTTTACAATCGAAGAAATTATCGAAATTGACGGTTTCGGAGGTCGTGAAAAAAGCGGGCGTCAGCCGCATGGCTTTTTATAGGAATTTCGAAAGCCTTGAGCAAGTATTGGAGGTTTACTACGAACCTAAATTTGCGGATATTTTTAATAAAATTGCCTTTAAAATCAGCCACGAACAAAAGATTAAAGATTTGACCGAATTTTTTCTGGCTTTATCCAAGGATTTTCAAATGGCCATTGCCGCCGATTATATCGGACTGCTTTATCAGATTTTTAAGCACCATATTACGCAATTTTACGATGAACTCGTCCCCTTCCCAGACTGGACAGGCGCAAGACGAAACTATTGGATTCATTTTATGAGTGCGGGTGTGTTTGAGATTTGGGTTACGTGGATTAAAAATGGCCAAAAAGAGTCGATTGCGGAAATCTCGGCACTCATCCGGCTTTTTCATAAATAA
- a CDS encoding response regulator, whose protein sequence is MYKVMVVDDEALGRKAICKMIGELSLDVEVIAEARHGEEALELIELGKPHIVVTDMNMPVMNGLHFLKALHERYGHIFTIVISGYSQFEYLQAAIKYQACDYLLKPVALPELRTSLIKAMEQSRKYMTLQQQRKESREIGQLKRSVFLQNVTGQRIVNKSDIAFQAKELQIGEMTDYRLVVMRFRRFGEAARTKFHGNADLLMFSIENILHELLQDEAALVYKSDDRQRICLIVPEELRENRRLDKWLADFQQAMQRMLKLDVLAGVSGAARDLAGLPEAYREANQAITAQALKGVGLTIALADEAPGAHEGTDKSGGAGALNSFDLQAIRQAFAGGNAKESRRLLEDYMNRVGAGPAVTIARIQAELSKIMEAALSELKGADAAFPPVFDPQAIAAVLDEGAVYALLKPWISAIQAYGETRREPESAGLIDGVVRYLEVHYFEDVSLIDVATRFHMDPSYLSKLFKMATNENFIEYVTRKRIEKACELLVSSDRRISDISELVGYENQRYFSQVFKKSIGFTPSEYREAHLGSGANTKN, encoded by the coding sequence ATGTATAAAGTGATGGTTGTAGATGACGAAGCTTTGGGCCGCAAGGCGATTTGCAAAATGATCGGCGAGTTGTCCCTGGATGTGGAGGTTATCGCTGAAGCCCGGCATGGCGAAGAAGCACTGGAGCTGATCGAGCTCGGCAAACCGCATATTGTCGTGACCGACATGAACATGCCGGTCATGAACGGACTGCATTTTCTGAAAGCGCTTCACGAGCGGTACGGCCACATTTTTACCATTGTCATCAGCGGATACTCACAATTCGAATATTTACAGGCCGCCATCAAATATCAGGCTTGCGACTACCTGCTGAAGCCAGTGGCTCTGCCGGAGCTTCGGACCTCCTTGATCAAGGCGATGGAGCAGAGCCGCAAATACATGACCCTTCAACAGCAGCGGAAGGAGAGCCGGGAGATCGGCCAACTGAAGCGGAGCGTTTTTTTGCAAAATGTAACCGGACAGCGGATTGTCAACAAAAGCGATATCGCTTTCCAGGCTAAAGAGCTGCAAATCGGCGAAATGACGGACTACCGCCTTGTCGTCATGAGGTTCCGCCGGTTTGGGGAGGCGGCCCGTACGAAGTTTCACGGCAATGCCGACCTGCTGATGTTCAGCATTGAAAATATTCTGCATGAGCTTCTGCAGGACGAGGCGGCGCTGGTCTACAAATCGGATGACCGGCAGCGCATCTGTCTGATCGTACCGGAAGAACTGCGGGAGAACAGGCGGCTGGACAAGTGGCTGGCCGACTTCCAGCAGGCGATGCAGCGGATGCTGAAGCTGGATGTGCTGGCCGGCGTCAGCGGCGCGGCCCGCGACTTGGCCGGACTGCCGGAGGCTTACCGCGAAGCGAACCAGGCGATTACAGCTCAGGCTCTGAAGGGAGTGGGGCTGACGATCGCATTGGCGGACGAGGCTCCTGGCGCACATGAAGGGACGGATAAAAGCGGCGGGGCCGGGGCTTTAAATTCGTTCGATCTGCAGGCTATCCGGCAGGCTTTTGCCGGCGGCAATGCGAAGGAAAGCCGCCGTTTGCTGGAGGACTACATGAACAGGGTGGGAGCTGGCCCGGCCGTTACCATTGCCCGGATTCAGGCGGAGCTGTCCAAAATTATGGAGGCTGCGCTGTCGGAGCTGAAAGGGGCGGATGCCGCTTTCCCGCCCGTATTTGATCCGCAGGCTATCGCCGCGGTGCTGGACGAAGGGGCGGTTTATGCGCTGCTCAAACCATGGATTTCGGCAATTCAGGCTTACGGGGAAACCCGCCGAGAGCCGGAGTCGGCCGGTTTGATCGACGGCGTCGTCCGCTATTTGGAGGTCCATTATTTTGAGGATGTCAGCCTGATCGACGTTGCGACCCGGTTTCATATGGACCCAAGCTATTTGAGCAAGCTGTTTAAAATGGCCACCAACGAGAATTTTATTGAATATGTGACGAGAAAACGGATCGAAAAGGCCTGCGAGCTGCTCGTTTCCTCCGACCGGAGAATCAGCGACATCTCCGAGCTGGTGGGGTACGAGAACCAGCGTTATTTCAGCCAGGTGTTCAAGAAAAGCATCGGCTTCACCCCCTCGGAGTACCGGGAAGCACATTTGGGATCTGGGGCAAACACAAAAAATTGA
- a CDS encoding SDR family oxidoreductase has translation MTETNKPLVLVTGGSGFIAVHIILKLLENQYRVRATLRTMGRQEEVKSMLRAGGVTRFEDLSFVQTDLSSDQNWDQAVQGAEYVIHVASPTPNRVYKDENEMIQPAREGVLRVLRAARNAGVKRVVLTSAFGAIGVGHQHHVGPYTEEDWSNTNAKIHPYQKSKTIAEQAAWAFIREEGKGLELATVNPVGVMGPILGNDYSHSNTIVRQMLEGKLKAVPKIYSDYVDVRDVAELHLLAMTRPEANGQRFIASSAENLSTLGVAKILRKHLGEDAKNVPNRELPNLVVRVSALFNPNLRMIASLLGQDMSTSNEKAKRLLGWKPRSAEEAIVATGKSMMKVIKGEMR, from the coding sequence ATGACAGAAACTAATAAACCATTAGTGCTTGTGACCGGGGGTTCGGGATTTATCGCTGTCCATATCATTTTGAAGCTCCTTGAGAACCAGTACCGGGTCCGGGCAACCCTTCGTACCATGGGCAGACAAGAGGAAGTGAAAAGCATGTTGCGGGCAGGCGGAGTGACCCGTTTTGAGGATTTATCCTTCGTTCAAACCGATTTAAGCTCAGACCAAAACTGGGATCAAGCCGTGCAAGGAGCAGAATATGTCATTCATGTCGCTTCTCCTACGCCCAATAGAGTTTATAAAGATGAAAATGAAATGATACAGCCCGCACGTGAAGGTGTTTTACGCGTGTTGAGAGCAGCGCGGAATGCAGGCGTCAAACGGGTTGTTTTAACTTCCGCTTTCGGAGCGATCGGTGTAGGACATCAGCATCACGTTGGTCCTTACACCGAAGAAGATTGGTCCAATACAAACGCTAAAATTCATCCGTATCAGAAATCCAAGACGATCGCGGAACAAGCCGCGTGGGCATTTATCCGGGAAGAGGGGAAGGGATTGGAGCTGGCAACCGTCAATCCTGTGGGAGTGATGGGCCCCATCCTGGGGAATGATTACTCTCATTCCAATACGATTGTTCGCCAGATGCTGGAGGGCAAACTTAAAGCTGTCCCTAAAATTTATTCCGATTATGTAGATGTTCGGGATGTTGCAGAGCTGCACCTATTGGCCATGACACGCCCCGAAGCAAATGGACAGCGCTTTATAGCATCCAGTGCCGAAAACCTCTCGACATTAGGTGTCGCCAAAATTTTAAGAAAACATCTGGGGGAAGACGCCAAAAACGTGCCGAACAGGGAACTTCCAAATTTGGTTGTCCGGGTTTCGGCTCTTTTTAATCCGAATTTAAGAATGATAGCTTCACTCCTGGGCCAGGATATGTCAACAAGTAATGAAAAGGCCAAACGATTACTGGGGTGGAAGCCTCGTTCAGCCGAAGAAGCCATTGTTGCAACGGGTAAAAGCATGATGAAAGTCATTAAAGGGGAGATGAGGTAA
- a CDS encoding glycosyltransferase, with the protein MNKPGVSIITCTNQPGFFMNILNNYLNQRYKRKELIIILNKDNLSIKEWRKKTAAYPNVTVYQVPEEVSLGQCLNCGICRAKYPVITKFDHDDYYSPYYLKEQIQALQRTKSPVLGKHACLVYLSASNKLIVRSPHEKNKYVKFVQGGTILFRRNVLKHVRFSDLSLGEDVKFLQDCTRKGYPIYATTPYNYVYIRRKDKSTHTWRVGDHRFLKGSQPVAVTKHFRRLAVRRYGVLGS; encoded by the coding sequence TTGAATAAACCCGGTGTGTCCATTATCACTTGCACGAACCAGCCCGGTTTTTTCATGAATATCTTGAATAATTACCTCAATCAGCGCTACAAGCGTAAAGAACTAATTATCATCCTGAACAAGGATAACCTGAGCATCAAGGAATGGCGAAAAAAAACAGCCGCTTATCCGAATGTCACCGTCTACCAAGTGCCGGAGGAGGTCTCGCTGGGCCAATGTTTAAACTGCGGCATTTGCAGGGCCAAATATCCCGTGATCACCAAATTCGACCACGACGATTATTATTCGCCGTACTATTTGAAGGAGCAGATCCAGGCGCTTCAGCGCACAAAAAGCCCGGTCCTCGGCAAACACGCCTGTTTGGTTTATCTGTCCGCCAGTAATAAGCTTATCGTAAGGTCTCCCCACGAAAAGAACAAATATGTGAAATTCGTTCAAGGCGGAACTATTTTATTCCGTAGAAACGTCCTCAAGCATGTCCGCTTTTCCGATCTGTCGCTTGGCGAGGACGTTAAGTTTTTACAAGATTGCACCCGAAAAGGATACCCTATATACGCCACTACTCCCTACAACTACGTCTATATCCGCAGAAAAGATAAAAGCACCCACACCTGGCGGGTGGGCGATCATCGGTTCCTGAAAGGCAGCCAGCCCGTCGCTGTGACTAAACATTTCCGGCGTTTGGCCGTGCGGAGGTATGGAGTGTTGGGTTCGTAA
- a CDS encoding SDR family NAD(P)-dependent oxidoreductase: MWLITGSGTGLGRKITEAVLAKGERVVATARNIGQLDDLVNQYGDQIRVAALDVTDEAAAQAAVQLAQDAFGRLDVLVNNAGYGDTRPFEQVPSEDFRRLVDTCFFGVVNLTRAAIPIMREQRSGHILHISSAGGRFATAGNAAYHASKWAVGGFTESVAAEIAPFGVKMTALEPGGMRTNWGRRAFDNRPSMLPEYQASVGQVMDQLESYWGNEPGDPDKVAQVVLKVAYAEHLPAHILLGGGSVNTIRQIEEVRMAEAERWSAVSDWIDFAAEGSMPTLPASGK, translated from the coding sequence GTGTGGTTAATTACGGGGAGCGGTACCGGGCTCGGCCGAAAGATTACAGAAGCTGTACTAGCTAAAGGTGAACGTGTAGTCGCAACAGCCCGCAATATTGGGCAGCTTGATGATCTAGTGAACCAATACGGTGATCAGATCCGTGTCGCTGCTCTGGATGTAACTGATGAGGCAGCGGCACAGGCGGCAGTTCAACTGGCGCAGGATGCTTTTGGACGGCTTGATGTGCTGGTGAACAACGCAGGTTATGGTGACACTCGGCCTTTTGAGCAGGTGCCGTCTGAGGATTTCCGCCGACTGGTCGATACTTGCTTCTTTGGAGTTGTGAATCTCACTCGTGCGGCTATCCCTATCATGCGTGAACAACGCAGCGGCCATATCCTTCATATCTCTTCGGCCGGCGGGCGTTTCGCCACCGCTGGCAATGCGGCCTATCACGCATCTAAATGGGCTGTAGGCGGCTTTACCGAGTCAGTCGCAGCGGAGATCGCTCCGTTCGGGGTCAAGATGACCGCCCTTGAGCCAGGCGGCATGCGCACCAATTGGGGCAGACGTGCCTTTGACAATCGCCCTTCCATGCTGCCTGAATATCAAGCGTCAGTTGGCCAAGTCATGGATCAGCTTGAATCTTACTGGGGCAACGAGCCGGGCGATCCCGACAAAGTTGCGCAGGTTGTGCTTAAAGTTGCATACGCAGAGCATTTGCCCGCCCACATCCTGCTCGGGGGCGGGTCTGTTAATACGATCCGTCAGATCGAAGAGGTAAGGATGGCCGAGGCCGAACGTTGGTCAGCGGTCAGTGATTGGATTGATTTTGCTGCAGAAGGGTCAATGCCGACGTTGCCGGCATCTGGGAAATAG
- a CDS encoding S-layer homology domain-containing protein, with protein sequence MYTDQNQVSVWAAAALDRFTATGILSGYGDGSIRPQANATRAEVATVLLRALSIAGEQ encoded by the coding sequence ATGTATACAGACCAAAATCAAGTATCTGTTTGGGCAGCGGCAGCGTTGGACAGATTTACCGCAACGGGTATCCTTTCGGGATATGGAGATGGAAGCATACGCCCGCAAGCTAATGCCACAAGAGCTGAAGTTGCGACCGTCCTATTGAGAGCTTTAAGTATAGCAGGGGAACAATAA
- a CDS encoding S-layer homology domain-containing protein, translating to MGFYEDEEKEENQPSVLLQDIIGHWAEGDIRALVQRGVIRGYEDMTFRPE from the coding sequence ATGGGTTTTTATGAAGACGAAGAGAAGGAAGAGAATCAACCGTCTGTACTCCTGCAGGATATCATAGGTCATTGGGCAGAAGGGGATATACGGGCGCTGGTTCAACGAGGCGTGATCAGGGGCTATGAGGATATGACCTTCCGTCCAGAATAG
- a CDS encoding AraC family transcriptional regulator has translation MPHPTEEFSDVLKRLLHLCNAYSYPCGIYETSLPFVSLLKADQPTTMQYGFFNPGICVVVQGDKTLIVRNHIYSYGAGDYIASNIDMPIKGQISLASPEAPYIAIRISFTTDEIASVALEAQLNVWAENRLTEGAFIGKTGIEALQVLERLLKLDADSKAADFLASSVKRELIYRLLTDEGGARFYNNMLLHRDASGISKAIRYVKANYAQPLTIEEISRAGGMSPSTLHHKFKAVTTLSPIQYQKQLRLQEARRILLADDMDVTSTAFEVGYESLTQFNREYKRFFGLPPLKDIRTIKAASLAAAYAGEIL, from the coding sequence ATGCCCCATCCTACCGAGGAGTTTTCCGATGTTTTAAAGAGGCTGCTGCACCTTTGTAATGCCTATTCCTATCCTTGTGGAATTTACGAGACCAGCCTTCCATTTGTTTCACTGCTGAAGGCAGATCAGCCGACCACGATGCAATACGGCTTTTTCAATCCAGGCATCTGCGTAGTCGTGCAGGGTGACAAAACATTGATAGTCCGCAACCATATCTACAGCTATGGGGCTGGGGATTATATCGCATCCAACATCGATATGCCGATCAAGGGCCAAATCTCCCTGGCCTCGCCTGAAGCGCCCTACATAGCGATCCGAATTTCCTTTACAACCGACGAAATTGCATCCGTTGCCCTGGAGGCCCAGCTTAACGTATGGGCCGAGAACCGGCTGACAGAAGGCGCATTTATCGGCAAAACAGGGATTGAGGCGCTGCAGGTGCTTGAACGTCTGTTGAAACTGGATGCCGACAGCAAAGCAGCGGATTTTCTCGCCTCCAGCGTCAAGCGCGAGTTGATTTACCGCCTGCTGACCGACGAGGGCGGCGCACGCTTTTACAACAATATGCTGCTGCATCGTGATGCCTCAGGCATCAGTAAGGCGATTCGTTATGTCAAAGCAAACTATGCGCAACCCCTTACCATTGAGGAGATTTCTCGCGCAGGCGGCATGAGTCCCTCAACTTTGCATCACAAATTCAAAGCTGTCACGACACTGAGCCCAATCCAGTATCAGAAGCAGCTCAGGCTTCAGGAAGCACGCAGAATTTTGCTTGCCGACGATATGGATGTCACTTCAACTGCGTTCGAGGTCGGATACGAGAGTCTGACGCAGTTCAACCGCGAATACAAACGTTTCTTCGGCTTGCCGCCGTTGAAGGACATTCGTACTATTAAGGCAGCCTCGCTTGCAGCTGCTTATGCAGGCGAAATTTTATAA
- a CDS encoding ABC transporter substrate-binding protein: MKKLMSLGLCIALFSFLLAACGSNNGSSSGNSAGSANASGNTNASGNASASEDTSGKPVTIKFMHFKSDFTDQINQIVEQFEKENPNIKVEVQPVKYDDYYTLLKTKLAGGDIIDVFTLNAGFNTQLFADGGYLMDLTGQPFLNNFDENVVKGQATDGKNYIMPLNANPIAVFYNKKIFRDLGIEVPRTWDAMIAAAEKIKAAGKTPFALGWKDGWTLTMWDTRDLPSNTALVAGQPDFFDKIETGQAKFADNPAVKTTLDHALKLFELGNKDQLGVDYNGAVDLFAKGDVGMMYMGTWPLPDIEKKNPDLYNNDLGYFPYPFSNDESLNKLDFNADASLAIGSNTKHKEAALKFLEFMSSKEGGDAWVQNIKSLSYVKGTSTDIAPALKDLQPYFDNAQTYDSQLFLAKTTIDWRAQFDQNLQNLFFKKTTEDKMIADMDAWVSKNHK, translated from the coding sequence ATGAAGAAGTTGATGTCGCTGGGACTTTGCATCGCCTTGTTCAGCTTCCTGCTTGCCGCATGCGGAAGCAATAACGGATCGTCGTCAGGTAACTCGGCAGGCTCCGCCAACGCCTCGGGCAACACGAACGCCTCGGGCAACGCAAGCGCTTCGGAAGACACGAGCGGCAAACCCGTAACGATTAAATTCATGCATTTTAAAAGCGATTTCACTGATCAAATCAACCAAATCGTCGAGCAGTTCGAGAAGGAAAATCCGAACATCAAGGTTGAGGTTCAGCCCGTTAAATATGACGATTACTACACGCTGCTGAAAACGAAGCTGGCGGGCGGCGACATTATCGACGTGTTTACGCTGAACGCCGGATTTAACACTCAACTGTTTGCGGACGGCGGTTATTTGATGGACCTGACCGGTCAACCGTTCCTGAACAACTTTGACGAAAATGTGGTAAAAGGGCAAGCAACGGACGGTAAGAACTACATTATGCCGCTTAACGCCAATCCGATTGCCGTCTTCTATAACAAAAAAATCTTCCGCGATCTTGGCATCGAAGTGCCAAGAACCTGGGACGCCATGATCGCCGCAGCGGAGAAGATCAAAGCCGCCGGCAAAACGCCGTTCGCTTTGGGCTGGAAAGACGGCTGGACGCTGACGATGTGGGACACCCGCGATTTGCCGAGCAACACCGCTCTGGTGGCCGGCCAGCCGGACTTCTTCGATAAAATCGAAACCGGCCAGGCAAAATTCGCCGACAATCCGGCTGTGAAAACGACGTTGGATCACGCTTTGAAGCTGTTTGAGCTCGGCAACAAGGACCAGCTTGGCGTCGATTACAATGGGGCCGTCGACCTGTTTGCCAAAGGCGACGTCGGCATGATGTACATGGGCACCTGGCCGCTGCCGGATATCGAAAAGAAAAATCCCGATCTGTACAACAACGATCTCGGGTACTTCCCTTATCCGTTCAGCAACGACGAAAGCCTGAACAAGCTTGATTTCAACGCGGACGCTTCCCTGGCGATCGGCAGCAACACCAAACATAAAGAAGCCGCCCTTAAATTCCTGGAGTTCATGTCCAGCAAGGAAGGCGGGGACGCCTGGGTTCAAAACATCAAGTCGCTCAGCTACGTGAAGGGCACATCGACCGATATCGCTCCGGCGCTCAAAGATTTGCAGCCTTATTTCGATAACGCGCAAACCTATGACTCCCAGCTCTTTTTGGCTAAAACCACAATCGACTGGCGGGCTCAATTCGACCAAAACCTGCAGAATCTGTTCTTCAAGAAGACGACCGAGGATAAAATGATCGCCGATATGGACGCTTGGGTGAGCAAAAATCACAAATAA